Below is a window of Drosophila nasuta strain 15112-1781.00 chromosome X, ASM2355853v1, whole genome shotgun sequence DNA.
GcaacttaattataaaattgagCGATTCGTCATGGGAATTAGCTTATCAAATGTCGCATGTCGCATTCCAAAAATTCCCCCTCCACTGCTCTTTCCCCTGTCTTCACTTCTGCTCTTGGTGTATGAATTATCTACTCTCTGAATTTGGCAACCGGAGAGTTCGATGCGATCGATTTTAGTGAGCAACGCCCATTTCTCAATTTGGTCATTTGGTTCGCGCGCCACAGATTTCCGCATTTCGACAGTTTCCAAATGCTTTACATACTCATATATCatccactcacacacacacagagacacacacttGCAGTTCGGTTATATCACCGTAAAGATACGTTTTATAGATTTCAAATCTACAACACATTTTATGTTGATTtaccaaattcaaattcattcaTAATTGTGTTGGCCAATCATTCAGCAACGTGAGAGACGAGACTCTTTTTCCCTCCTCTTTTTTCGACTGCTCCCATCTAAATCGAATGCCGCGCTGCctcattataattataattataatcataatcataaacATAATCATAGGTTGCCGCTGCCCTAGAGTTTGCTTTTGGCCATGGAGGTGCCAGAGTTGACACATTCACAAAAAACGCCATTAATTGCAGTTACTTTTTTGATgtaatgttttaattattaaacaattgaGCCTGACCCTCAAAACCCGAACGAACCCGTTTTAAACATACAACAAGATAATTTActataataatagttaaactctttttgccaaaaaaaaaacttaccaAGAAGGTTGTGCAAATcataatgaaatcaaatataatttgctgCACATCAAAAGCTCAGTTGtttccaaatttattatttatttatgaatttaaaatgtttagatataattaaaataaatactaactCTATTACTAAAGCACTGGCTATAAAGGCCTTCAGCTTGGCTCCcaataatatattcataatgCAGTCTATAAAGATGGAtgataacatatttttatgtttgcccATTTAGTGCATTTACCTTTTTCGCTTGGCAGTGTATAAAACTGGTATTTGGCAAACTATCAGCTTAAGCAGCGGGCTTATCAAATTGATATTaatctgtttttctttttatcatCTTCAGTTCGAGTTCGACACGTGAAGCTTTAAAATATCCGGCAGGTGCATAAGCgggagacagagacagagaggaaGATGGAGAGTGACAGCGAGGTGTGCCCCCGGGATGATTACAAAATGATCAGCTAATTGGTTTGCGTGGCGATGACCCATTAGACGCTCCGCTGAGTTTTCTATGCTCTGCCATTGCATTGGGGTCTTGTTAATGCGGGACAACATTTGTGGAGCTTAATATTCactttaaataacatttactCTGCGATTGttacattattttaatgatagtaaacatatataattataacacTAAAGAATTGAACATgatgtatttaataaaaataaaacgacgCTTTAACAATGCGAAAGCACAAAAGCAAAGACTTATGAGAACACGAAAAggataatattatatgttagCAAAGGTAAGTAATTAAAAAGGATGCGCGACATCCTTAAAAAGGTAAGTTAGTAAGTAAcatattttcgttttgtaaCCATAAATCTGCTAACTTTGTAATCACGGTAACTAGTAcaatcgattggcattcaacgATTTCATAGACAAAATTCCAGCATATCAGAAAATCCACCGTTTCTCAGTCAATGAACGTCAAAAAATGTCAAATCAGCAAGTAAAATACCAGGCAAACAGAAATTAAAAGTAAGCAAACTCTTGCTTATTTTGTTactcaattaaattttgaatttgcgCCATCGGCCTAAAGGCTACAAAGTACAGAGATAGCAGAAGATTTACCAGGCGAGCAGCGATTAGCAGCAAGCAGACGTACAACTGAGtgcaccctcaaagtatgccacaaaaatgtaatattttctaCAGCGTGCCGATTtcaaaattcgaaattcaaCCATCCCACAAAAACATCcgctaaaatttaaaaatattttttttgtttattattatattgatttgtttagattatattttattaaaatgtttaaggaTCTTGCAAGGACTTACCTTTTTGTAATCAGGATAACTACATAGTTCTGTCGATTGCTATCCAAGAATTTTCAtgagaattttaaaaaatttaccTGAATTTACCTTAATTGTACCTTAACCATTTAAAGGACGATCGTGATATCCTTTGGCACAAGGATAGCTCTTGCGAATGGAAACCTATTGATATATTGTGAAAAGGACGAAAGTCCTTTTACGACTCGAGATAAGattacatttttgatttgcggatATATCGGTAAAATCTTCTCTGATTCTTGTGGGTTCTGTGTCAAATGAAGTCCATTGATTAGAGCTATCCTagtgccaaaggacattgaAATCGTCCTGCTGATTCCCGAGTTATCctgcaatttataattttcgcATTACAAGTGTTTTGATGCCAATCGATGGAGTTCGTCATTGCGATCTTAACAATATATGTCCTTTACAAATCGGACAGGaaatggccgagatatagccTGTTTTAGAAAAATGGCCCTAGTtgcaccctcaaagtatgctacaaaaaatatttttttctattggCTTTAGCGcgccaatttgaaatttacgATTAAGAACTAACCGACAGAAACTTAAATCCATTGAagtttaatacaaattcaCCACGTGGACGTTGTTCGTCACTTCATGTTGCCAACAACTTGTTGGTCGCTTGTATCTGCTGTGAACGGCTAAAAGTTGCCAGCTCAGCAAGtaaaataccaggcgaacagaaatCAACAGCAAGCAAACGCTTGCTTATTTTGTTACGCCATCTATTGCCCGATGCtggaattaaattttgtattagcGCCATCTATCTTCCCATCTTGCTACTGAAATTTGAAACGGAgcaccctcaaagtatgctacacgAAAGtgagtatttttgcagtaaaCTGTGCGCgctaatttcaaatttgaaagtTTGTTAGCTATATCTCTGTCAAATCGAGGAGGATTTTGCCGGGACCTACCTTTTTGTAATCAGGAAAGCTAGCTCTATCGATTGAAATTCCATTTGATTAACGAAAAATATTGatcataaaaaacaaagatCTTTGAAAATAGTTCGCATTTATTgatcatttaaaatgtttgcttaaaATAGATTCGTAATGCACTAATTTTTtagtttacaaaaaaaaatacttttgaacacacacacatatgcgcacacacagacataagTTGCTCACACACGatcaaatatgaaatagattcaacaaatatatgtactatatttCATCAACTGTATCGATAACATGCAAAAAATATGCTCCAAATAGCAAATTGACCAAGTTTTGATAATTTTGGTTTAAAGTAAGTTTCGTTCCGCATCAAAAATACCTATATGATCGAAATACCTTATAGCTAGcatatgttaaatataaatagatgTATGTAAGTTCCTTTCGCATTTCTTTAAGCCACAGCCCAATTGTTTTCCGCTTTCTTCTAGAATACATCTCGATTAACCTCAGCATATAATAccttttgattttcttttcctttttttgttttgcttgaatatttgttgtgtgtgttgcaaaagcaattaagttatacacacacacatacgcacacacacacagatagtaTAGGTGTACGGATAGAGATTGTGAAACTTTGAATTGGGAACTTTAAGAATTCATTTGGTTGACCTTCTGTTGATAGATTTGGGGAGAAGAACACACAAGTTAAGGGGAGCGGTGTGTAAGTGTAAGTGCATTGAGTGTGTATgtggtgagtgtgtgtgtgttgtatgacTGTGTGGCATTTATCTACTAACAGTTAGTTAACTAGAGATTACAGCTTATATCGTAAGTTCAATTGGCCTGTTTTTCTTTAGGTTAAGTTTAGCTTAAGCTTAAGATTAACGTTCTTCCACGTTCTGCGCGAATCTTCATCGCTCTTTCAATTCCCtttctttagttttgtttttggtttttgttgaaAACACAGCACGACATTTAACAATGATTTAAGTACACTTTCAGTTTCTCAATGGTTCTGTTTTAGTTTGCAACTTAAGCTAGGCACAATCACGCACAAGCATGCACACAAAGACAAAGAGGGAAATagataaagagagagggagaaagagggagagtaTGATGAACAGAGGtagggagggagagagagagagcgagtgggCGCCACTTAAATGCAGCCCAACAAGCACACAATTATCGTGCATACTATCGCTAAAACTATCGCTCAATAATCTTTAAGTGTACATCTAAAATTCGCAAATTCACAATAAGAAATTATTTCTAGACTATTGCTGCATATTGTTACGATTATAATACGCTACtttgattaaatttgattttctttttggtatatttgagaCTACAACCAGAGAAAACAACCATGTAATACCCAATCTTAAACgagcaataacaaaaaaaaaaaaaaattgtcaaactatgaaaacttaaaaaataaatcacattAATCACATGCAAATACATGAAATACTTTTAGTTAATGCTACAAAACTGAAGACTAAGACAACcgactaactaactaactgacTAAAAATCTTATAGAGGTGGGCAGTGGGggtgggggcgtggcaggaGGCGGTGGTAAGAGTGTGGAAATACGCAGCGCATTGCATAACGCATCGAAATGAGAGTCGGAATAAAGAATACGgattcacattcacacacacacacgcacacttaaACACTTAGTATAAGTACTAAAGTAGTTGGTAAAGCTaatacatttgttgttgttattgtttgtttgttgttctaacTTAAAATCGTTAcaagtttgctttgcttttactttGCTTACTATGATTTTTGGTGTTTCCTTTGTGAAGTTATCGTAGTTATCGATTCGCCTACAGATTAATCGTATCCAAATCCTGACAGGGTGCTCGAGGACTCATGTCATCGGTGCCGGCATCGCTGCTGCGTCGTGTATCCCCGCTGCCACGCCCATCGCCCCGAATGTCCGCCATGGACGAGTGAATTTGTTGCTGATTGTTTTGATTGTGTCGCAGgttcgtgttgttgttattattattgttgatgttgttgcccTGACTGTGATTGTGACTGTTattgtgatgatgatgcggatgcggatgatgatggtgattcGGACCGCCGCCAGGTGGCGCCTGCTTGCCATCAGCCGAGCCAATGTTGTTGTGCAGTGCCTGCGTCTTCTTGGTGCCCAAACCGAGCGGAAACGCAAAGTCCTGCGGCAGCTTGTGCATTATCTTGCCCGACGTGATCAGCCGGCCAAAGCCCTCCTGCAAATAGACAGAAAGAGAGGTGtgagtaaataattaaaagagagagagagagagagagagagatcgcTCACCTGATGGGCAAAGGCGTAGCCAGAACGAACGGAACGACGACCGCGACGCGATGAAGGCGTGCGACGCACATCGCTTGAGACCCGCGAATGCATCTTCTTCAGCGACTTTTGACGGATCTGCCAAGCGAGAAAGAATTGATCAGTAACTTAGTATAGGTACTAAAGTAGttggtaataataataattttttcatcaaatataaagaataatttaagttaaaagAATGAAATTATGTAGATTGAAAATATAAGTTTAAAGGAAATTCAAGTGCACGAagcaaaacagagagagaagagcAGAAACAGTTGGATAAAacgataataaataaaacaaggaAGGAAGAAAAAGTAAAGATGTCAAATAAAAgcactaaaaaaaatatatgtcaCTAAAGATCAAACTATGATAACgtttaaaaagaaatgtacTTTAGAGATAAGAAAAGACggaaagaaaaataagaatgcaaaaataaaaatcataaaaagaaTATAGTAATAATCAAGCGATGACAAAATTCACTAACAGTACTCTAAAGATGGAGAGCAAAATAAAATCCATAAGTAGAACAATACTTAAAATGaagaaagaaattataaatgaaatataaatatgcgAAATGAAACGATTTAAGGATAAACAAGAAAGCTTAACATAAGGTCGAAAGGTCAAGTAAAGTTTATCTTAcaaatgacaaaataaataataaataaaaataataatgcataaatcttaaaaaagggaaaataaaTGATTCAACGACAAACAAGcttaaataagaaaactacaataagaaataaaacataaaaatgcaaaatcgtAAAGTAAAGCAAAGTCTGAGCTTAACACCAAAAAAAGGACAAGCGCTCACCTTGTCAGACAAGCTGGGATGCACGTCTAACAGATAGAACTTGTAGGCAAGCACGGGCGCCATCAGCATGACGACAGTGATCAGCATCGTCACCCAGAAGGAGACATCCTTGATGGCCTGCGTGAGGGAGCCAACGTACGGTCCACCGATGACATAGTTGTAGAAATAATCAAGCACAAAGTACCAGATGAGACTGCCCCAAATGGTCACATGATTCACAATCGTCCAGTACGAAGTGTATAAAGCAATCTGCAATGAAAACAGGTTATCAACAAATATGTAAAAGAAGTAGAAACGCTACGAAAAACTTACCTGAGCTGTGTTGTCGACAATGAGAATGGTGGCAACAACGGCCCCAAGTGTCATGTGATCTGAGAGTATGTAGCCATTGTGGGAAACGCCATCCTTATAGACGCCATACGGTATAAGAAACAGAATGAGCGATGTGAAGGCGCCATGGAGTACGCTGTAGATGAACTCGCGTATGTTGAACAGTTCGCTCTTGAGGCCCGGCGTATACAGACGCGGATACTCAACGCTGTTCTTGTCCGACACGTCCTGCTCGAAGACGCCCAGCGCCAACACCGGCAGCGATGTGTAGAACAGATTATACACCGATATGAACATCGGATCGAAAACGGTCTGAAAATACATATTCAAATTAGAATATACATCGCTTAAGCAGGCCATCCACGATAGAATTTGTTCGAAAACAAGTTATCGAATTTGAATTCATTGGTTCGAAAACATTTTGACTTGAACACAACGAAGAtagaattatttatattctctTCGAACACAACATCGAACATGGAATGTCGAACCGAACACTACCATTAACGACGAACATTTCGTTAGAACACAACATGTTTTCGCATAAATTCTATCGTGGTTGGCACGCTTTACTCATCACTTTGAATACTCACCTGCGCACTGAAGCCACAGAAGAGCGAATACCAACAGTGGCAGAGCGTAAATGCAAAGTTCTTGTAGAAAAAGTAGCGCAGAAATTTGCACATGCGATAATACGACCAGCGACCGTGGACCAGCAGCAAACGCTCCAGATAACAAAACTGTGCGATCGCATAGTCACTCGATAATACCGCCTGCAGACCCTCCTGACCTGAGATGCCCACGCCAATGTGAGCAGCTGGGAtggagaaaaaaaatagaatatgaataatacaatttcaaattcaaatgtccgcttatttttatttagtttagttagGAAAATTCATAAACtgaataaattaataagttaTTGCATCATTTTTATCTAGATGCATTTCTTAACTCGatgtttttccttttctaacatctgttttattttttgaatctTCTATTCGATGTCTGAACTTAGCTTGCTCTACATTTAATTGCTCTTGCTATCGAATAACTCCTtacttaaacaatttgttaagTTCCCTTTTCTATCATCTCTAATTAATCATAGTTTTTTCTCATCGCTAAGCTTAACTTGCtttacatttcacatttgttcAATCTCTCAATCTTCAGTTTCTTTTTGATAAGatcatttttctttcatctCTATGCTTAGTTTGTCTCACATTTCTTCGATCATGAAATGGCTTCGTTCTAAATCAATTAATCACAGCTTATTCCTATCTTAAAGCTTAGCTTAATATTTTACACTTTTCCAATCTCTCAATCTCCTTCTTGCTTTAAATTTTGCGTTTCTTCAAACACTTAATCTCCTACATTATATAAATCGAATCTTAACTACCCTTTATATGCCATCTCGAAAAAATCACAGGTTTTCTCTCATCTCTAAGCTCAACACGACAAGTGTGCTCACCTTTGATCATGGAGACATCGTTGGCGCCATCGCCTATGGCCAGGGTGACGGCATTTTTGGCACGCTTGATAAGTTCGACGACCAGCGCCTTCTGCAGCGGCGTCACGCGACAACAGATCACCGCCTTGCACTGCGAGGCAATGTCCAAGAATCTGTGAAGTGAAATATACATTAGTATTAGGATATGTCGATGTTCATCGCTATGCAACGTATACGCACTTGCTTTCCAACTCCGGTGAGAGGCAGTGGACGAGCGAGTGTCCATTCACGACGAGTGCAAAGCCCGTCGTCTCGTCAACAACAATTGAGGGCGCGGTTCGACGGCCGTCGTCGCTTTTCTCAGCATCTCCAAAGAGATCATTGCACTCGGCGCtaaacaattgaattgatggtgagagagagagaacgagagagagagagactttaatacatatgtaccaAATGTAGTAGAAAGTGTGTGATGAGTGTTAAAGAGAGGaacacaaaatgtaaaatgaatttgttagATGGATTACgaaacaacattcaaaatagatGACACAGAAAGATAGAAGCAGAGAGAGATAGGAAAGAGGAAGTTAGACAACAGAGCATGCTTTTGTTAGGTTATGTTATAaatcaagagagagagagagagtctgTGCTACGCTCTGCAGAGAGCAAAGCATTAGTATAAGCGTTCTACGGgatacgatacgatacgataGATGATACGAGCGTAATAAACGAAAGCCACGaacgacaaaaacaacattaagaatataaacgagcatttttttggttgttgtgtGAATTTGGTTTGTTGTTCTGTTTTTGCACttgagtttagtttagttttgcattgagaatagaataaattaaatgattgattgactTGGACAATGCACGACGATTGGATTTGAATTGTGTTAcgcatattaatttcaatgaGAATacgaacgaaacgaaacgaaacgaaataaacgatattgaaattgtttgtatCGAGTTTTGTTGTAGGATAATTATTGTGATATTTTACTTGACGGGCGGAACAAGTACCAATAGAGGGTAACACATCCTTGGCTATACACTAAAAGATTGTCATTATTCAAAGTTCTTTTCTCGCTAAGCACATCTAAAGTTATTACGAATATAAAAGTCTATGAAATCATAAAAAGTTCTAGTTCACTTTTTTCCGATTCGATGTTATGGTCAACACATTGAATTAGATACTATATAGAtcaattacaaacaaaaaatcgtatagaaatcaacaaaaaaaaggtattacatagagagatagatagatagagagagagagagagatagagagggagTTAGCAGAAAATACAGGGTGACTTTCTAGCTGCgctaatttcttttttttcaagtgTCATTTCTGGTTTAGCTTCACTGCATCTAGAATCGtagttatttaaattgattttgatatttcatttcattgcgGAAGTGCCCTCTACCTGTCCGGTCCGCCCTTATTATCCTTAATTTTGGCATCCCACCTAAAGGTAACCACCGAAATAGCCGGTGGCGGCTGTGGGATGGGCGATCCATTCGTGTCCTGCATGAACGCCGATGTCTGTGTCATCGTCACGTTCATGGGGTCCATGCTGCTCTCGCTGTGCAGCTGATTCATCGCCTCGGTGCCTGCAAGAAAGCAATAAATCCATTATTGATTGATCGATCATTCAAGTTGTTCGCTTGATAATCTACCGCCAGGTCGAAAACGATCAAATATCTTGATAGACTCCTTAAATTGCCGCAACTGCTTCTCGACCTCCTCCACAGAGCTGCCGTCCACGATGAAGACGTCGACGAGTTCATCGGTCAGCAGCTGACACGAGTACCCAATGTTGATGGCAGTTTCTACGTAaggaaaaatacatttaaattccCAATTCACAATAACGATAGAACAACTCTAGGTAACTTACCCTGCTTATCGCCAGTCAGCACCCAGATCTTAATGCCAGCATTCTGCAGATTGGCTATCGATTTGGGTACACCATCCTGCAGTTTATCCTCAATGGCTGTCACGCCCACCAGCTGCATATCGCTTTCGATCTCCTCGTACATCGCGTTCAGCTTCTGTTCACGCGAGTCCATCGAGAGAGCCGCCTCCGTCTGGCGCACGCGCCAATCGTTGTAGTACTCCTCGGTCAGGCGTCGCTCGGCTAGCACCAGAGTGCGCAGACCTTCGCCAGCGAATTTCTGCAAAGAAGGAAAACGATACTTGTTACGATATTACGATTtaagaaatatgcaaatgtaaatAGCAACAATTTTGATTAAAGTCAAAGCTAGACTCAGTATTTCTAATTCAACAAACTCAAATCaactgcaaaaacaaataaataataaataaatagtttgaGTATGTATTTGACGATACTGTAATCAAAATGAACTTTAAAGAAGATGTAGTAGAACTAATTAccaatatattaaatttctaaagATACTATTAGTTTATTgcatatattctatattttacTTATGAAAATagcatattataaaaatactaatggATGCTTCTACACTGAAGCTGTATTTAACGATATTCAAAAGTAGAATATAGCCTACTTATAAATATCGTATAATACAGCTTCAGTAAAGAAgaattcattcatattttctactttttaCGAGCATAAAATATAGCGTATGCTATATGCATAAGTCGCCAGTTCTATAGAAAAGTTATTCTTATGCCTTAcgttatttaatttgctaaGTTTCAAATGCCTCACAAATCATcagaaattaaaaagcatATGTACATTTACGTTATTCAATTTACGATATAATTAGACATTGCAGAAAATAATTCGATTACAAATAGTTGTAAGCAAACCTTCTACATAAAGTGAGCAATTTATGATAAAATTAGAAATTGCAGTAAATAGTTTGAAGAGAAAATGTTGGAAGCAAAGCTTCGACATAAAATGAACAATTTACGAAATAAttagaaattgcaaaaaataatttgattacaaATAGTTGTAAGCAAAGAACAAGAAGTGAACAATTTATGATATAATTAGAATTTGCAGTAAATAGTTTGAAGTGAAcaattttcgaaatattttgaatttgcagTAAATAGTTTGAAGAGAAATAGTTGGAATGAAATCAACAACACAAAGTGAACAATTTACGATATTCGTGACTTACATTCAAGTGATCCTGAGTGCGCGCCTTAAGATCCTCTTGCCCGCCATGCAGACGATCGTATATCACATTGTCAGCCCCCTTGCAGTAGAGCACCACAGAGTTGCCGCGTCGTAGAATGACCGACATGCGTTTGCGCACATTGTTAAAATCCAGAATGTGCAGTAGTTCGTATTCCTGCAGAGAttgcaaaagaaaattcaCATTATTATCTGACGAAATATAAGTAAAATCTACCGCTTACCTCTAGGCGACCCATCACTTCGATGGTAATACTGTTTGGTGTGCGTGTGCGAAACACAAAGCCAAAGTTACGGGCTGCCGACACGAGGGCAGCCTCGTCGGGACTCTGCGCCTGATACTCGAGTCGGCCGTCGACAGTTTCCGCCATCACCGTGTGACAAAGTGCGAGCAAGCGAAAGAAATTGTGGGCATGCTCCTCATCCGAACGCACGGCATCCAACAGCGTTCGATCGTACCAACGGAAGTCTGTCTCGTGATGCGGATTCGCTGAGAAGTCAATGGGTTCGACGATCTATAGGAACACAAGAAATTAGTTACGATTAATTCGACTGCAGCGGATGttgttgaatatattttgtgtatatgATGAATGCTTGAGAgagatttgttttgttttgtagtttAGATATTCAGGCATAGCTTAGCGTTAATTTCAGCATTAGTTATGGAAAGAAGCAGAGGCGAAGGCAAAGGCAGAGGCAATACATTTTTAGTTACGATATACGGTCAATGGCTTACGATACTCGCGAAGATTCcaagcaatatttaaaaactgtGTTACCATATTCTTGCCAACTTACGATATCCAATCAAAAGCAATACAGATTTAGTACGATAGTCGAGAAAATTGTACAATAATTGCTTAGCGAAGCTTAGatgatattaaatattgaataattatGTTACCACATTCTCTACGATAATGAATAGTAATCAATAATCGCTCAATGACTTACGATACTCGAAAAGCGatgcttttaattattcaCAAATTAGTTACCATATCCTTCAGATGCCTAGTTAcgataaacaattaaaagcaaGCAATACCTAGTAACGATATATGTTCAATGGCTTGCGATAGTTGAAAAGATTTTAGAGTTAAAGCGAagcgaaatataaattatatgaaatatgataAATTACTTGTGCCTACGATAttcagtaaaaaaaaacattttgaataggTCTAACGATTATGTTTGTAGGTTAATaagataatattgaaaaagaaaacttaatacatattattaaagCACACTCTTAAGCTTAAGGTTAGATTATAGATTATATATCGTAAGTGTATATTGTGGGAAATGAGTGAAAAATAAGCTACGCATGACTCAAGAGCAGCTACTTTTTTATGGAAAGCTGCTAATTTATTgacacccaaacacacacacacacaacactaaTTCAAACAGTCATATGAGAGAACAGTAATGCAGGGGAGGGAGCACATAAATAGCCATTACGATATTGAAGCGCATAAATTATTGAATGCTTCTAAAAAGAACGAATGTGTCATTATATCCATATCAATTTTCATGGATATTTCAATGTTTTCCAAATACGATGTACAACAATTTAATGCTACAATAAACATTTAcgataaacaaaattgtaatataaaatCCAATTAGCAATATGACAAATAGGTTAAATATGTTTGACAATAAGTTAGAAACAAATACGAATATCGTAAACGATATAGACATATGCAAGTTTACGATATttgagaaatttatttatttagtgaaCCAGGCGTTTGATGAATATCGTAAACAATACAGATCGGTTTAACGCTATTTTAACTTAAGTCACACATAGTTTAACACTCGTTTGACGctcaaacaacaaattaacaaaGTAACGAATTTACGATATTGGGAGATCAGGAGTTTTGTGAAGTTGAAACAACATGCATACGTGCACTTTTTGGTGTGACGAACTCCAATTTGTGGCAAAGCGGTGTGTGCTGAGATAACGTTGCTGTGCGGTGctgttgcggttgctgttgcaagttgctgctgctgctgttgttgttgacaatctgctgttgctgttgtggcatcGAAAGGGCGCACAACAACCGCTATctattgctgtggctgtggctgagGATGAGCATGAAGCATGGAATTGACGCAGCTTGCGATTAGTTTGATGCGTTTGTTCGTGCTCGTGttcgtgttgctgttgttcgaGTTGTTGTTCGATTTGGTCTGGTTGTTCGAATTGTTCGAGTTGCTCTAGTTGCTGATCATGCAAGATTATTACTTtgtcgcc
It encodes the following:
- the LOC132795465 gene encoding phospholipid-transporting ATPase ID isoform X2, with protein sequence MQGVRRERVDASDRIRWSCRCWDKTMTQSSNSNSKKQELEQQQQQLPQAMQTAAATRRSRWFHFARKSRSRRRLCGEEEQLQLALEAQTDAEDEETAAATAAAAQQVRLAQPETMNIGNSMLTINTPRTATTTSTNASDNGRDDSFYSLVNASTSAQAAAADNSHSNAPTTVVAVDVEQQYKEQPQLVGKPRLSMLQRWASWRRSAPDSLPSRRRNPSQVDQLEQQQVSASASARNLRRVSQLRRRRSSYYFSDNERRIRANDKDFNSQFKYHNNYIKTSKYSLLTFLPFNLLEQFQRLANFYFLCLLVLQLIPAISSLTPVTTAIPLIGVLTLTAVKDAYDDIQRHLSDSQVNNRKSKTLRNGKLIEAKWSEVQVGDVIRLDNNQFVAADILLLTTSEPNGLCFIETAELDGETNLKAKQCLMETTELGDQHDLLWNFNGEIICERPNNLLNKFEGTLIWKNQRFALDNDKILLRGCVLRNTQWCYGLVVFAGVDTKLMQNSGKTQFKSTGVDRLLNFIIIGIVLFLVSICALFAIGCAVWEGLIGQHFQLYLPWEHIIPQEMVASGATVIGLLVFFSYAIVLNTVVPISLYVSVEVIRFVQSFLINWDEEMYYARTHTYAKARTTTLNEELGQIQYIFSDKTGTLTQNIMTFNKCSINGRTYGDVIDLRTGELIDINDQAIFQTSSSSNCASSNSNNNSSSAGSSSKPVAVVTPTPPTILVHAAEVHGRRKSAVLVTTAGGTQLASNATQLQGRIAAAEQLLQTVENPLATATATQQQQQRKQVHYLSPSRSNSNEDELDDPGGATTTASNSGGRSSRGSGGSLGACFTRGSGARMRRQLSSLSNCSSSGDKVIILHDQQLEQLEQFEQPDQIEQQLEQQQHEHEHEQTHQTNRKLRQFHASCSSSATATAIDSGCCAPFRCHNSNSRLSTTTAAAATCNSNRNSTAQQRYLSTHRFATNWSSSHQKVHIVEPIDFSANPHHETDFRWYDRTLLDAVRSDEEHAHNFFRLLALCHTVMAETVDGRLEYQAQSPDEAALVSAARNFGFVFRTRTPNSITIEVMGRLEEYELLHILDFNNVRKRMSVILRRGNSVVLYCKGADNVIYDRLHGGQEDLKARTQDHLNKFAGEGLRTLVLAERRLTEEYYNDWRVRQTEAALSMDSREQKLNAMYEEIESDMQLVGVTAIEDKLQDGVPKSIANLQNAGIKIWVLTGDKQETAINIGYSCQLLTDELVDVFIVDGSSVEEVEKQLRQFKESIKIFDRFRPGGTEAMNQLHSESSMDPMNVTMTQTSAFMQDTNGSPIPQPPPAISVVTFRWDAKIKDNKGGPDSAECNDLFGDAEKSDDGRRTAPSIVVDETTGFALVVNGHSLVHCLSPELESKFLDIASQCKAVICCRVTPLQKALVVELIKRAKNAVTLAIGDGANDVSMIKAAHIGVGISGQEGLQAVLSSDYAIAQFCYLERLLLVHGRWSYYRMCKFLRYFFYKNFAFTLCHCWYSLFCGFSAQTVFDPMFISVYNLFYTSLPVLALGVFEQDVSDKNSVEYPRLYTPGLKSELFNIREFIYSVLHGAFTSLILFLIPYGVYKDGVSHNGYILSDHMTLGAVVATILIVDNTAQIALYTSYWTIVNHVTIWGSLIWYFVLDYFYNYVIGGPYVGSLTQAIKDVSFWVTMLITVVMLMAPVLAYKFYLLDVHPSLSDKIRQKSLKKMHSRVSSDVRRTPSSRRGRRSVRSGYAFAHQEGFGRLITSGKIMHKLPQDFAFPLGLGTKKTQALHNNIGSADGKQAPPGGGPNHHHHPHPHHHHNNSHNHSQGNNINNNNNNNTNLRHNQNNQQQIHSSMADIRGDGRGSGDTRRSSDAGTDDMSPRAPCQDLDTINL